From the genome of Vigna angularis cultivar LongXiaoDou No.4 chromosome 11, ASM1680809v1, whole genome shotgun sequence, one region includes:
- the LOC108333017 gene encoding 60S ribosomal protein L10a, whose translation MSKLQSDALREAITGIMGDSKEKNRNFVETIELQIGLKNYDPQKDKRFSGSVKLPHIPRPKMKICMLGDAQHVEEAEKIGLDYMDVEALKKLNKNKKLVKKLAKKYHAFLASEAVIKQIPRLLGPGLNKAGKFPTLVTHQESLESKVNETKAMVKFQLKKVLCMGVAVGNVSMEEKQIFQNVQLSVNFLVSLLKKNWQNVRCLYLKSTMGKSYRVF comes from the exons ATGAG TAAGCTTCAGAGTGATGCTCTAAGGGAAGCTATCACTGGAATCATGGGTGATTCCAAAGAGAAGAACCGGAATTTTGTGGAGACAATTGAACTCCAAATTGGACTGAAAAACTATGATCCCCAGAAGGACAAGCGTTTCAGTGGCTCTGTTAAATTGCCTCATATTCCTCGCCCCAAGATGAAGATTTGCATGCTTGGAGATGCCCAACACGTTGAGGAG GCAGAGAAGATAGGGTTGGACTATATGGATGTTGAAGCCTTGAAGAAGctcaacaaaaacaagaaattagTAAAAAAGCTAGCTAAAAAGTATCATGCGTTTTTGGCCTCTGAAGCCGTTATCAAGCAGATTCCTCGTCTCTTGGGACCTGGTCTCAACAAGGCAG GGAAGTTCCCCACACTTGTGACTCACCAAGAATCTCTCGAGTCAAAGGTTAATGAGACTAAGGCTATGGTCAAATTCCAGCTTAAGAAGGTGCTCTGCATGGGAGTAGCCGTGGGGAATGTTAGCATGGAGGAAAAACAAATCTTCCAAAATGTACAACTGAGCGTCAACTTCCTCGTGTCATTGTTGAAAAAGAACTGGCAGAAT GTTAGGTGCTTGTACCTGAAGAGTACCATGGGGAAATCATACCGtgtgttttaa
- the LOC108333765 gene encoding protein BIC1, whose product MEGNDLSHNMPALDTFQRSTSSSLEPNEMIKNSTEDDKVKEQEEGHRVDVEETGREKLKRLREEVMMMEKVNIPEDWGQEQKLNDWVDYTMFNAFLAPHSLIVSARDALIANACKAKSPRLRT is encoded by the coding sequence ATGGAAGGAAACGATTTGTCCCACAACATGCCTGCACTCGACACTTTTCAAAGATCTACTTCATCTTCCCTTGAACCAAATGAGATGATCAAGAACAGCACTGAAGATGATAAGGTGAAGGAGCAAGAGGAAGGGCATAGGGTTGATGTAGAAGAAACGGGGCGTGAGAAGCTGAAGAGACTCCGGGAAGAGGTGATGATGATGGAGAAAGTTAATATACCAGAAGATTGGGGCCAAGAGCAAAAGCTGAACGACTGGGTCGACTATACTATGTTTAATGCGTTCCTTGCTCCTCATAGCTTGATTGTGTCTGCTCGTGATGCCCTTATTGCTAATGCATGCAAAGCAAAGTCACCAAGATTAAGGACCTGA